The nucleotide sequence cttTTCATACCAGATTTAAAAAAGCAAAAGGAATTGACCTATAAAAACCAAAGACTGGAAAGAAATTTCTCTTATTTTTAGAAAGAACACAAATATTTGAATATCACAAAGATGTACACTAGTTATCGTGATGTACAACcgtgtcattttattttatttatttatgtattggcTTACCTTGTTCAAAGGGCCAGTATAACAGTTTGCCACCATTACAATATGTCAGTAGGCGACTCTATATCATCCGTATACTTTAACAAACATATTCTCTGGTTTGAAACCATAAACGGTCATTTGCACCAAAATGTGTCCACAATCATACTTTAAGTATCTTGTTAAAAAATGGTTATGAAACTGGCGGCCATCAAACATAGACCCAATGAAAAAAAGAGCATGGGGTAAATTGAAATTATTGTATACCGGTATTATCGTTATGGATAGAACAGACCGGACACGGCTGAAATATTCATAATGTAAAGATCTGCCAACTGcatggtttttttatttttttaaccaaaattgaGTCAACGTGACCGTAATACCCAACCTTCTCCTTTTCAGTTATTGCctattaaaaacatttatttctcaCATTCGCAGGGATACAATAGGTTCTGACAGGTTAAAATTGCGAAAGAATAAGAGAAAATTGTATACTATTCCAATCAACAGTATAGAGAGAAACTCAGTAACTAGCAAatcaagatctacaaataataaCAACTGTGTGACTAGCCTTTTTCTAATACATCATGGAACTGGTCGCTGCGAATTAATACTCCCTCGacaatattttcaaaagcttacACCAAAAACTTTATGATATaattaacatataaatataaCGTTATCGACATTGGATATTTAACCAATGATAAATAAGATTTTGATTTTGGTGTACGTATAACGAAATTTCCCACTGTACATCCTTAAAATTTTGAAACGGGAACTTTATGGACGGACATCAATCAGTTGACCTTTCATACATTGATTCTAATGAATTATCATTACACGAATATCGATTCTTAGGCCTGTCCGTCACTGCATGTCAAGCaatacacaggcaaatttcactcacatcaatttcacgtgaatttaaattgatgtgaatctcacgtgaaattcacatcaatttcacctcaaacgagcttatacgtgaaactcacgtgaaatcagtttttgtgagttTCACGTGAATCTCATGTGTATTTTACGTGAAAATCGCGTAGATTTTTTTCATGCGAAATTcacataattttttaaaatagagtatttcaaataatatctaaattttcaaattgaattaaactaatgaaaaatatcaaaaatattttttgtaaatttcgcatgaaattcatgtgaaaaaaatcacatcagATTCGTGTGAATCTCacttcacgtgaaattcacatgaacattttcacgtgagtttcatgtataagctcgtttgaggtgaatctTCCGTGAAATTTTtaatgtgaatttcacgtgagattcatgcgaaattcatgtgagcaaattttgcctgtgtaggTAACAGTGTAATTATAAGTATCATGCTAGATATTATAacaaatgttgactgctgtatccctgttttgacattttatctattatgtatgtttgttttgttcacacaacgttgtcaataaaatggaattttatgcgattgtcatacaagtgagaggtttagttagctataaaaccaggtttaattcaccattttctacataagaaaatgcctgtaccatgtcagaaatatgacagttgttatccattcgtttgatgtgtttgagcttttcatttttccatttgattagagactatctgttttgaattttccccagaGGTCAGTATTTTTATGGTTTTACTTTTTAGCAACAATACTCTAGTGATAAATATTTCCGAttttaaaatatacgaatttataaaattttagaatGTTGTGATTCTGTGGTCAGTTTCGTTATCGGACAAGGCGTAACAATAAGTACTCATTAATTGGTAACTTTaaggctttttttttataaatttttattctaTAAACGTAAAAATGATAACAATTAAACTTTTAACTAAATCATGAAAGTACATAAACACTGGTTACAGCAACATACTATAGTGTCCAATACAGAATACAAATACATATTCGTCCAATCCAATATCAGGagatagatatttttatatacaaaagtaaacaaaatctCTAGCCCCTCCCCCCCCATAAAACGAACAACTATTGGTGATCCCCTAAACATACAATTGAGCGGTCTTGTCAAGATGTCAAAACTGACAAACCAACAAGATATTACAGAACAAACAAGTGCTTTCAATTAACGTTATTGGTTGTTTGTTTTCCACATATCGACTGATCATTCCTTGTCGTTGTAACACCTTCCACATATCGACTGATCATTCCTAGTCGTTGTAACACCTTCCACATATCGACTGATCCTTCCTTGTCGTTGTAACACCTTCCACATATCGACTGATCATTCCTAGTCGTTGTAACACCTTCCACATATCGACTGATCATTCCTTGTCGTTGTAACACCTTCCACATATCGACTGATCATTCCTAGTCGTTGTAACACCTTCCACATATCGACTGATCATTCCTTGTCGTTGTAACACCTTCCACATATCGACTGATCATTCCTAGTCGTTGTAACACCTTACACATATCGACTGATCCTTCCTTGTCGTTGTAACACCTTCCACATATCGACTGATCATTCCTAGTCGTTGTAACACCTTCCACATATCGACTGATCATTCCTAGTCGTTGTAACACCTTCCACATATCGACTGATCCTTCCTTGTCGTTGTAACACCTTCCACATATCGACTGATCATTCCTAGTCGTTGTAACACCTTCCACATATCGACTGATCATTCCTTGTCGTTGTAACACCTTCCACATATCGACTGATCATTCCTAGTCGTTGTAACACCTTCCACATATCGACTGATCATTCCTTGTCGTTGTAACACCTTCCACATATCGACTGATCATTCCTAGTCGTTGTAACACCTTACACATATCGACTGATCATTCATAGTCGTTGTAACACCTTCCACATATCGACTGATCATTCATAGTCGTTGTAACACCTTCCACAAGAGGATACTCAAAACATTCATCAACAAAGAACTGTACGCCAAGAGTGCGGGATACGCCCGTCAGGGAATCagaaatttataaatcaaaaggGAACTTATGTCAATacataaacaattcatcaaagttaaAGAAAATTGCTCAAAGCATTTTAGCTATAGTCAGAAAACTGGAAAAATGTCCAATCCACattttgtatatgaataaaatcccataactcggaaacgtaaaatctgaatttaaaaaaaaaacgaaagggaacATCTACAATTCACCAATGCTTCATatgacgaacagacgaacggaaaGAAGTTCCATTTGAACATCGATTTACACTATGAGCATGATAGGTTAAAACGCGGAGATCCATGGATTAATCTTCACAACTTTGAAATATATTCACAGGTGACGTGATCTTTCAATCGAGAAAAGTAATAGATGCAATCGACCTAGGAGAGAAGGTGTGTGCTGGTGCCTTTGATGGTATTGTTTGTCCTGAAAAGGGTATCCCAGACTGTATAAACTTTGTAGTAAATTTCGCCTTCGCTGGGCCTAGTGGTGCTTGATTGTACATCCCTACGGCTGATATTATTGTTGGTATCTTTGCACTCATCTTCCTAAATAAAAGAAGACCGGGAAATATCaaggtatatatatattccgTCATATTGCACCGCTTAGCTGCGTTAGAGGTAAGGGATATAAAGAATATGTTCAGCCTGtgaaaacttttataaaaaatgttttacatttatatctTGCCAAAATTATGTTCGTTTAGTTTGTACATTATGTTTGTGAGAGAGAGCGAGAGAAAGAGAAAGAGAGATATGTCAAATCCCTTATAATATATTAATGTGAATTTTTTAACTCCATGACTTATTTTTCAGTAAAAGATATATGGTTATAAGACTTACATGGCCGCTAAAGCTTTTGCTACACCAACACCAATTCCACCAATAATGGCTGCTGTAGCTGCTACCCCAGATACTGCAGCAATGTAAACGGGTGTGTTATCTGAAACTAAAACGAGGGGGATTTTCTTATCTTACTTCTGATATTTtaataacaaacaatattttttttttagttttgctttgttaaaaatggaaaatttaattgagaatggaaacgatGAATGTGTCATAGAATCAATAACCCGACCTAAAAGCTGAAACACTGAGCCTAAGGCCACCAACGACAAACAAGACTTACAAAACCAGAGGTTCCTGACCTGGACTGACCCAAAACTTAGTTCAATATCTGTTGTGAGATGTCAACCTCCCCTTAATAATGTGAGCCAGTctggaataaacaaacacacagaatTACGATCTGCAGGAACAATTTTATGATAGAAATGTGACTTAAACCAAAATAAAAGTTGAAAGTACGACAAATATGAAAGAAGCAAAACATATCCGGTGCATCAAGTTTAAGGACAACTATAACAGTGTTTGTTTTGAATATAAAGAAACTGCATGTTAACCAATATCAACATTGGATTgagcatacaatatatatatatacctgtcCCGCTTGTGTCTTCCTCAGTACTGCTGGTATTAAACACCCCACATTTATCTACTGCTGATTCTAGTACGTTACTGtctacaaatcaaatgaatacggtattaaataaaaaaaataattgcaatagAATGCATGCCGCTTTTTCAATTTGAGACTCGACTCTGTTTCGTTCATACAGCATGGGAACATTTCGCTACGGCGTAGCAAACTTGGTTTTAATATCAATTGTGAATGTCCAAACGCAAgttttcaattttggccaaagTTACTTACTAAAAAGTTTTGTTTGTTGCCTTAAAATGTTTTGCAAGAGTTGGtatatttagaaaaatactgaaagACGAGATAAGAAAAGATAACTAACTAACGAAGAAAATGAATCATGATCACAGTACCGACGTCGACGATGTTTAGATTTTATTTGTCCCTGGCAGTTTCATACCAGTATATATAATAGAAAATAAGTGTTGTTACACTATATGTTGAAAATTCCCGTTTTTGacttattctaaaaataaataccTAGCTTTACCACCAATTCTGGTACAAGTAAACACAAATTTGAGAATGTTCCAACTGTATTAACATAGTAAGAGTCTGGATCTGAAGCAATAGATTCTAGTTCTGTCATCGATGAAGTAACAACTGAACCAATGCCAATGGCATACACTTCAATCCCAGCATTTTGTAGTATGCTGGCTTGTGTACTCGTTTCTGCCGTCTCGGTTGATATTCCATCTGTTAAAACAACTACAGCTTTTGGCACACCGCTTCGAGAACCATGACCTGACGTAAAGGATGAACTGTAACAAAATTCGAGAGCATCGTGTGTGTATGTTTGTCCTCCTGGTGATCTCGATTTAACTGCTTCAATGGCATCCAGGAGATCAGATTTTGATGTATAGTCATTCAAATCAAATTCTTCTGTAACTGTATTTGAAAATGTGATCACAGAAATTTGAAGTTCGTCAGTGGATGTTCCAATTGTCAACCATTTAGTAACATTGTAAAGAAAGTCAACAGCTTCGTAAAAATCTTCGTAATAGATGCTGCCGGATCTATCTAGGACAAACACAACatctacaaaaaaagtaaaataataaaaataataaactccgaggaaaattcaaaacggaaagtccctaatcaaatggcaaaaccaagcattctaaacaatattgttttaaactttaaagaaaatGGTACACAAACGCTGCTATATAACAAGTTCAaaacaaagtaaacaaaacaaatacgctttatttatgtgtgtatgtatttgtttctttttattgcTATTATGAATTGAGATGTGGAACATACGCCAATTAAAAGAGACAGAATGACAAACGAACGAATGGATGGAGAAGAGGGAGTATAAAATTAGGAACGTCGTAAGAAATAATGCTTTTAGTCACAGTAAACAAGGCGAATACTGAAATCGAGCCTTCGTAAACATTGTTTCTTGTTGGAGTGCCtcattcaaattataaaaacgGGAAATCTTACAAAGCTCATGTGCCACTAGTATCATCCATTCTTAAAAGACCAAAAAGAAATTCAATTTTGGAAATGCGTTGATAA is from Mytilus galloprovincialis chromosome 6, xbMytGall1.hap1.1, whole genome shotgun sequence and encodes:
- the LOC143077962 gene encoding matrilin-3-like; the protein is MRLHVICQIFILLVLYHFKRTTADTRDVVFVLDRSGSIYYEDFYEAVDFLYNVTKWLTIGTSTDELQISVITFSNTVTEEFDLNDYTSKSDLLDAIEAVKSRSPGGQTYTHDALEFCYSSSFTSGHGSRSGVPKAVVVLTDGISTETAETSTQASILQNAGIEVYAIGIGSVVTSSMTELESIASDPDSYYVNTVGTFSNLCLLVPELVVKLDSNVLESAVDKCGVFNTSSTEEDTSGTVSDNTPVYIAAVSGVAATAAIIGGIGVGVAKALAAM